A stretch of the Pan paniscus chromosome 2, NHGRI_mPanPan1-v2.0_pri, whole genome shotgun sequence genome encodes the following:
- the NCKIPSD gene encoding NCK-interacting protein with SH3 domain isoform X1 — translation MYRALYAFRSAEPNALAFAAGETFLVLERSSAHWWLAARARSGETGYVPPAYLRRLQGLEQDVLQAIDRAIEAVHNTAMRDGGKYSLEQRGVLQKLIHHRKETLSRRGPSASSVAVMTSSTSDHHLDAAAARQPNGVCQAGFERQHSLPSSEHLGADGGLYQIPLPSSQIPPQPRRAAPTTPPPPVKRRDREALMASGSGGHNTMPSGGNSVSSGSSVSSTSLDTLYTGSSPSEPGSSCSPTPPPVPRRGTHTTVSQVQPPPSKASAPEPPAEEEVATGTTSASDDLEALGTLSLGTTEEKAAAEAAVPRTIGAELMELVRRNTGLSHELCRVAIGIIVGHIQASVPASSPVMEQVLLSLVEGKDLSTALPSGQVCHDQQRLEVIFADLARRKDDAQQRSWALYEDEGVIRCYLEELLHILTDADPEVCKKMCKRNEFESVLALVAYYQMEHRASLRLLLLKCFGAMCSLDAAIISTLVSSVLPVELARDMQTDTQDHQKLCYSALILAMVFSMGEAVPYAHYEHLGTPFAQFLLNIVEDGLPLDTTEQLPDLCVNLLLALNLHLPAADQNVIMAALSKHANVKIFSEKLLLLLNRGDDPVRIFKHEPQPPHSVLKFLQDVFGSPATAAIFYHTDMMALIDITVRHIADLSPGDKMRISPWSFKALVRHLTQEGFPGCEGDSDASFGTPTPFPGRAPACLPPWCQVLCPLLTRLWTQKALVLSKPLLGCRARWLTPIIPALWEAKMGGLLEPRSSRLIWPTW, via the exons ATGTACCGCGCGCTGTACGCGTTCCGCTCGGCGGAGCCCAACGCGCTGGCGTTCGCCGCGGGCGAGACCTTCCTGGTGCTAGAGCGAAGCAGCGCGCACTGGTGGCTGGCCGCGCGGGCGCGCAGTGGTGAGACGGGCTACGTGCCGCCAGCCTACCTGCGCCGCCTGCAG GGCCTGGAGCAGGATGTCCTCCAGGCCATTGACCGGGCCATCGAGGCTGTACACAACACAGCCATGCGGGATGGTGGCAAGTACAGCCTGGAACAGCGTGGAGTCCTCCA GAAGCTGATCCACCACCGGAAAGAGACCCTGTCACGCAGAGGCCCTTCAGCCTCCAGTGTTGCAGTTATGACCTCATCAACCAGTGACCACCACTTGGATGCTGCTGCAGCCAGGCAGCCCAATGGGGTGTGTCAAGCTGGGTTCGAGCGGCAGCACAGCCTACCCAGTTCTGAGCATCTTGGGGCAGATGGAGGCCTCTACCAG ATCCCACTTCCATCTTCCCAGATCCCACCACAGCCTCGCCGAGCAGCACCCACCACACCGCCCCCACCAGTGAAGCGCCGAGACCGCGAGGCCCTGATGGCCTCTGGGAGTG GTGGCCACAACACCATGCCCTCCGGGGGTAACTCTGTGTCCAGCGGCTCCTCAGTCAGCAGCACCTCCCTGGACACGCTCTATACCGGCTCCAGCCCATCTGAACCAGGCTCCAGCTGCTCACCCACACCCCCACCTGTGCCCCGCCGAGGCACCCACACCACCGTGTCCCAAGTCCAGCCCCCTCCCTCCAAGGCATCAGCACCTGAACCCCCTGCAGAAGAAGAAGTGGCAACTGGTACAACCTCAGCCTCtgatgacctggaagccctgggTACACTGAGCCTGGGGACCACAGAGGAGAAGGCAGCAGCTGAGGCGGCTGTGCCCAGGACCATTGGGGCCGAGCTGATGGAGCTGGTGCGGAGAAACACTGGCCTGAGCCACGAATTATGCCGGGTGGCCATCGGCATCATAGTGGGTCACATCCAGGCCTCAGTGCCGGCCAGCTCACCAGTCATGGAGCAGGTCCTCCTCTCACTCGTAGAGGGCAAG GACCTCAGCACGGCCCTGCCCTCAGGGCAGGTCTGCCACGACCAGCAGAGGCTGGAGGTGATCTTTGCAGACCTGGCTCGACGGAAGGACGACGCCCAGCAGCGCAGTTGGGCACTATATGAGGACGAGGGTGTCATCCGCTGCTACCTAGAGGAGCTGCTGCATATTCTG ACTGATGCAGACCCTGAAGTTTGCAAGAAAATGTGCAAGAGAAACGAGTTCGAGTCTGTCCTGGCCTTGGTGGCCTATTACCAAATG GAACACCGAGCATCACTGCGGCTGCTGCTCCTCAAGTGCTTTGGTGCCATGTGCAGCCTGGACGCAGCCATCATCTCCACGCTTGTGTCATCCGTGCTGCCTGTAGAGCTGGCGAGGGACATGCAGACAGACACGCAGG ACCACCAGAAACTCTGTTACTCTGCCCTCATCCTGGCCATGGTCTTCTCCATGGGAGAGGCAGTGCCCTATGCACACTATG AGCACCTGGGCACGCCTTTCGCCCAGTTCCTACTGAACATCGTCGAGGATGGGCTGCCCTTGGACACCACAGAGCAGCTGCCGGACCTCTGCGTGAACCTGCTTCTGGCTCTCAACCTGCACCTGCCAG CTGCTGACCAGAATGTCATCATGGCTGCCCTGAGCAAACACGCCAATGTCAAGATCTTCTCCGAGAAGCTGTTGTTGCTCCTGAACAGAGGGG ATGACCCTGTGCGCATCTTCAAACATGAGCCACAGCCACCACACTCTGTCCTCAAGTTCCTGCAGGACGTGTTTGGCAGCCCGGCCACAGCTGCCATCTTCTACCACACAGACATGATGGCTCTCATTGACATCACTGTGCGGCACATCGCAGACCTGTCACCAGGAGACAAG ATGCGGATCTCCCCTTGGTCATTCAAGGCACTGGTCAGGCATCTTACGCAAGAAGGCTTCCCAGGTTGCGAAGGTGACTCAGACGCCTCCTTTGGGACTCCAACACCCTTCCCCGGCAGAGCCCCTGCCTGTCTGCCTCCGTGGTGTCAGGTTTTGTGTCCTCTACTCACTAGATTGTGGACACAGAAAGCGCTGGTGCTGTCAAAACCACTTCTGggttgccgggcgcggtggctcacacctataatcccagcactttgggaggccaagatgggcggattgcttgagcccaggagttcaagactaatctggcctacatggtga
- the NCKIPSD gene encoding NCK-interacting protein with SH3 domain isoform X2, translating into MYRALYAFRSAEPNALAFAAGETFLVLERSSAHWWLAARARSGETGYVPPAYLRRLQGLEQDVLQAIDRAIEAVHNTAMRDGGKYSLEQRGVLQKLIHHRKETLSRRGPSASSVAVMTSSTSDHHLDAAAARQPNGVCQAGFERQHSLPSSEHLGADGGLYQIPPQPRRAAPTTPPPPVKRRDREALMASGSGGHNTMPSGGNSVSSGSSVSSTSLDTLYTGSSPSEPGSSCSPTPPPVPRRGTHTTVSQVQPPPSKASAPEPPAEEEVATGTTSASDDLEALGTLSLGTTEEKAAAEAAVPRTIGAELMELVRRNTGLSHELCRVAIGIIVGHIQASVPASSPVMEQVLLSLVEGKDLSTALPSGQVCHDQQRLEVIFADLARRKDDAQQRSWALYEDEGVIRCYLEELLHILTDADPEVCKKMCKRNEFESVLALVAYYQMEHRASLRLLLLKCFGAMCSLDAAIISTLVSSVLPVELARDMQTDTQDHQKLCYSALILAMVFSMGEAVPYAHYEHLGTPFAQFLLNIVEDGLPLDTTEQLPDLCVNLLLALNLHLPAADQNVIMAALSKHANVKIFSEKLLLLLNRGDDPVRIFKHEPQPPHSVLKFLQDVFGSPATAAIFYHTDMMALIDITVRHIADLSPGDKMRISPWSFKALVRHLTQEGFPGCEGDSDASFGTPTPFPGRAPACLPPWCQVLCPLLTRLWTQKALVLSKPLLGCRARWLTPIIPALWEAKMGGLLEPRSSRLIWPTW; encoded by the exons ATGTACCGCGCGCTGTACGCGTTCCGCTCGGCGGAGCCCAACGCGCTGGCGTTCGCCGCGGGCGAGACCTTCCTGGTGCTAGAGCGAAGCAGCGCGCACTGGTGGCTGGCCGCGCGGGCGCGCAGTGGTGAGACGGGCTACGTGCCGCCAGCCTACCTGCGCCGCCTGCAG GGCCTGGAGCAGGATGTCCTCCAGGCCATTGACCGGGCCATCGAGGCTGTACACAACACAGCCATGCGGGATGGTGGCAAGTACAGCCTGGAACAGCGTGGAGTCCTCCA GAAGCTGATCCACCACCGGAAAGAGACCCTGTCACGCAGAGGCCCTTCAGCCTCCAGTGTTGCAGTTATGACCTCATCAACCAGTGACCACCACTTGGATGCTGCTGCAGCCAGGCAGCCCAATGGGGTGTGTCAAGCTGGGTTCGAGCGGCAGCACAGCCTACCCAGTTCTGAGCATCTTGGGGCAGATGGAGGCCTCTACCAG ATCCCACCACAGCCTCGCCGAGCAGCACCCACCACACCGCCCCCACCAGTGAAGCGCCGAGACCGCGAGGCCCTGATGGCCTCTGGGAGTG GTGGCCACAACACCATGCCCTCCGGGGGTAACTCTGTGTCCAGCGGCTCCTCAGTCAGCAGCACCTCCCTGGACACGCTCTATACCGGCTCCAGCCCATCTGAACCAGGCTCCAGCTGCTCACCCACACCCCCACCTGTGCCCCGCCGAGGCACCCACACCACCGTGTCCCAAGTCCAGCCCCCTCCCTCCAAGGCATCAGCACCTGAACCCCCTGCAGAAGAAGAAGTGGCAACTGGTACAACCTCAGCCTCtgatgacctggaagccctgggTACACTGAGCCTGGGGACCACAGAGGAGAAGGCAGCAGCTGAGGCGGCTGTGCCCAGGACCATTGGGGCCGAGCTGATGGAGCTGGTGCGGAGAAACACTGGCCTGAGCCACGAATTATGCCGGGTGGCCATCGGCATCATAGTGGGTCACATCCAGGCCTCAGTGCCGGCCAGCTCACCAGTCATGGAGCAGGTCCTCCTCTCACTCGTAGAGGGCAAG GACCTCAGCACGGCCCTGCCCTCAGGGCAGGTCTGCCACGACCAGCAGAGGCTGGAGGTGATCTTTGCAGACCTGGCTCGACGGAAGGACGACGCCCAGCAGCGCAGTTGGGCACTATATGAGGACGAGGGTGTCATCCGCTGCTACCTAGAGGAGCTGCTGCATATTCTG ACTGATGCAGACCCTGAAGTTTGCAAGAAAATGTGCAAGAGAAACGAGTTCGAGTCTGTCCTGGCCTTGGTGGCCTATTACCAAATG GAACACCGAGCATCACTGCGGCTGCTGCTCCTCAAGTGCTTTGGTGCCATGTGCAGCCTGGACGCAGCCATCATCTCCACGCTTGTGTCATCCGTGCTGCCTGTAGAGCTGGCGAGGGACATGCAGACAGACACGCAGG ACCACCAGAAACTCTGTTACTCTGCCCTCATCCTGGCCATGGTCTTCTCCATGGGAGAGGCAGTGCCCTATGCACACTATG AGCACCTGGGCACGCCTTTCGCCCAGTTCCTACTGAACATCGTCGAGGATGGGCTGCCCTTGGACACCACAGAGCAGCTGCCGGACCTCTGCGTGAACCTGCTTCTGGCTCTCAACCTGCACCTGCCAG CTGCTGACCAGAATGTCATCATGGCTGCCCTGAGCAAACACGCCAATGTCAAGATCTTCTCCGAGAAGCTGTTGTTGCTCCTGAACAGAGGGG ATGACCCTGTGCGCATCTTCAAACATGAGCCACAGCCACCACACTCTGTCCTCAAGTTCCTGCAGGACGTGTTTGGCAGCCCGGCCACAGCTGCCATCTTCTACCACACAGACATGATGGCTCTCATTGACATCACTGTGCGGCACATCGCAGACCTGTCACCAGGAGACAAG ATGCGGATCTCCCCTTGGTCATTCAAGGCACTGGTCAGGCATCTTACGCAAGAAGGCTTCCCAGGTTGCGAAGGTGACTCAGACGCCTCCTTTGGGACTCCAACACCCTTCCCCGGCAGAGCCCCTGCCTGTCTGCCTCCGTGGTGTCAGGTTTTGTGTCCTCTACTCACTAGATTGTGGACACAGAAAGCGCTGGTGCTGTCAAAACCACTTCTGggttgccgggcgcggtggctcacacctataatcccagcactttgggaggccaagatgggcggattgcttgagcccaggagttcaagactaatctggcctacatggtga
- the NCKIPSD gene encoding NCK-interacting protein with SH3 domain isoform X3, translating to MYRALYAFRSAEPNALAFAAGETFLVLERSSAHWWLAARARSGETGYVPPAYLRRLQGLEQDVLQAIDRAIEAVHNTAMRDGGKYSLEQRGVLQKLIHHRKETLSRRGPSASSVAVMTSSTSDHHLDAAAARQPNGVCQAGFERQHSLPSSEHLGADGGLYQIPLPSSQIPPQPRRAAPTTPPPPVKRRDREALMASGSGGHNTMPSGGNSVSSGSSVSSTSLDTLYTGSSPSEPGSSCSPTPPPVPRRGTHTTVSQVQPPPSKASAPEPPAEEEVATGTTSASDDLEALGTLSLGTTEEKAAAEAAVPRTIGAELMELVRRNTGLSHELCRVAIGIIVGHIQASVPASSPVMEQVLLSLVEGKDLSTALPSGQVCHDQQRLEVIFADLARRKDDAQQRSWALYEDEGVIRCYLEELLHILTDADPEVCKKMCKRNEFESVLALVAYYQMEHRASLRLLLLKCFGAMCSLDAAIISTLVSSVLPVELARDMQTDTQEHLGTPFAQFLLNIVEDGLPLDTTEQLPDLCVNLLLALNLHLPAADQNVIMAALSKHANVKIFSEKLLLLLNRGDDPVRIFKHEPQPPHSVLKFLQDVFGSPATAAIFYHTDMMALIDITVRHIADLSPGDKMRISPWSFKALVRHLTQEGFPGCEGDSDASFGTPTPFPGRAPACLPPWCQVLCPLLTRLWTQKALVLSKPLLGCRARWLTPIIPALWEAKMGGLLEPRSSRLIWPTW from the exons ATGTACCGCGCGCTGTACGCGTTCCGCTCGGCGGAGCCCAACGCGCTGGCGTTCGCCGCGGGCGAGACCTTCCTGGTGCTAGAGCGAAGCAGCGCGCACTGGTGGCTGGCCGCGCGGGCGCGCAGTGGTGAGACGGGCTACGTGCCGCCAGCCTACCTGCGCCGCCTGCAG GGCCTGGAGCAGGATGTCCTCCAGGCCATTGACCGGGCCATCGAGGCTGTACACAACACAGCCATGCGGGATGGTGGCAAGTACAGCCTGGAACAGCGTGGAGTCCTCCA GAAGCTGATCCACCACCGGAAAGAGACCCTGTCACGCAGAGGCCCTTCAGCCTCCAGTGTTGCAGTTATGACCTCATCAACCAGTGACCACCACTTGGATGCTGCTGCAGCCAGGCAGCCCAATGGGGTGTGTCAAGCTGGGTTCGAGCGGCAGCACAGCCTACCCAGTTCTGAGCATCTTGGGGCAGATGGAGGCCTCTACCAG ATCCCACTTCCATCTTCCCAGATCCCACCACAGCCTCGCCGAGCAGCACCCACCACACCGCCCCCACCAGTGAAGCGCCGAGACCGCGAGGCCCTGATGGCCTCTGGGAGTG GTGGCCACAACACCATGCCCTCCGGGGGTAACTCTGTGTCCAGCGGCTCCTCAGTCAGCAGCACCTCCCTGGACACGCTCTATACCGGCTCCAGCCCATCTGAACCAGGCTCCAGCTGCTCACCCACACCCCCACCTGTGCCCCGCCGAGGCACCCACACCACCGTGTCCCAAGTCCAGCCCCCTCCCTCCAAGGCATCAGCACCTGAACCCCCTGCAGAAGAAGAAGTGGCAACTGGTACAACCTCAGCCTCtgatgacctggaagccctgggTACACTGAGCCTGGGGACCACAGAGGAGAAGGCAGCAGCTGAGGCGGCTGTGCCCAGGACCATTGGGGCCGAGCTGATGGAGCTGGTGCGGAGAAACACTGGCCTGAGCCACGAATTATGCCGGGTGGCCATCGGCATCATAGTGGGTCACATCCAGGCCTCAGTGCCGGCCAGCTCACCAGTCATGGAGCAGGTCCTCCTCTCACTCGTAGAGGGCAAG GACCTCAGCACGGCCCTGCCCTCAGGGCAGGTCTGCCACGACCAGCAGAGGCTGGAGGTGATCTTTGCAGACCTGGCTCGACGGAAGGACGACGCCCAGCAGCGCAGTTGGGCACTATATGAGGACGAGGGTGTCATCCGCTGCTACCTAGAGGAGCTGCTGCATATTCTG ACTGATGCAGACCCTGAAGTTTGCAAGAAAATGTGCAAGAGAAACGAGTTCGAGTCTGTCCTGGCCTTGGTGGCCTATTACCAAATG GAACACCGAGCATCACTGCGGCTGCTGCTCCTCAAGTGCTTTGGTGCCATGTGCAGCCTGGACGCAGCCATCATCTCCACGCTTGTGTCATCCGTGCTGCCTGTAGAGCTGGCGAGGGACATGCAGACAGACACGCAGG AGCACCTGGGCACGCCTTTCGCCCAGTTCCTACTGAACATCGTCGAGGATGGGCTGCCCTTGGACACCACAGAGCAGCTGCCGGACCTCTGCGTGAACCTGCTTCTGGCTCTCAACCTGCACCTGCCAG CTGCTGACCAGAATGTCATCATGGCTGCCCTGAGCAAACACGCCAATGTCAAGATCTTCTCCGAGAAGCTGTTGTTGCTCCTGAACAGAGGGG ATGACCCTGTGCGCATCTTCAAACATGAGCCACAGCCACCACACTCTGTCCTCAAGTTCCTGCAGGACGTGTTTGGCAGCCCGGCCACAGCTGCCATCTTCTACCACACAGACATGATGGCTCTCATTGACATCACTGTGCGGCACATCGCAGACCTGTCACCAGGAGACAAG ATGCGGATCTCCCCTTGGTCATTCAAGGCACTGGTCAGGCATCTTACGCAAGAAGGCTTCCCAGGTTGCGAAGGTGACTCAGACGCCTCCTTTGGGACTCCAACACCCTTCCCCGGCAGAGCCCCTGCCTGTCTGCCTCCGTGGTGTCAGGTTTTGTGTCCTCTACTCACTAGATTGTGGACACAGAAAGCGCTGGTGCTGTCAAAACCACTTCTGggttgccgggcgcggtggctcacacctataatcccagcactttgggaggccaagatgggcggattgcttgagcccaggagttcaagactaatctggcctacatggtga
- the NCKIPSD gene encoding NCK-interacting protein with SH3 domain isoform X8, whose product MRDGGKYSLEQRGVLQKLIHHRKETLSRRGPSASSVAVMTSSTSDHHLDAAAARQPNGVCQAGFERQHSLPSSEHLGADGGLYQIPLPSSQIPPQPRRAAPTTPPPPVKRRDREALMASGSGGHNTMPSGGNSVSSGSSVSSTSLDTLYTGSSPSEPGSSCSPTPPPVPRRGTHTTVSQVQPPPSKASAPEPPAEEEVATGTTSASDDLEALGTLSLGTTEEKAAAEAAVPRTIGAELMELVRRNTGLSHELCRVAIGIIVGHIQASVPASSPVMEQVLLSLVEGKDLSTALPSGQVCHDQQRLEVIFADLARRKDDAQQRSWALYEDEGVIRCYLEELLHILTDADPEVCKKMCKRNEFESVLALVAYYQMEHRASLRLLLLKCFGAMCSLDAAIISTLVSSVLPVELARDMQTDTQDHQKLCYSALILAMVFSMGEAVPYAHYEHLGTPFAQFLLNIVEDGLPLDTTEQLPDLCVNLLLALNLHLPAADQNVIMAALSKHANVKIFSEKLLLLLNRGDDPVRIFKHEPQPPHSVLKFLQDVFGSPATAAIFYHTDMMALIDITVRHIADLSPGDKMRISPWSFKALVRHLTQEGFPGCEGDSDASFGTPTPFPGRAPACLPPWCQVLCPLLTRLWTQKALVLSKPLLGCRARWLTPIIPALWEAKMGGLLEPRSSRLIWPTW is encoded by the exons ATGCGGGATGGTGGCAAGTACAGCCTGGAACAGCGTGGAGTCCTCCA GAAGCTGATCCACCACCGGAAAGAGACCCTGTCACGCAGAGGCCCTTCAGCCTCCAGTGTTGCAGTTATGACCTCATCAACCAGTGACCACCACTTGGATGCTGCTGCAGCCAGGCAGCCCAATGGGGTGTGTCAAGCTGGGTTCGAGCGGCAGCACAGCCTACCCAGTTCTGAGCATCTTGGGGCAGATGGAGGCCTCTACCAG ATCCCACTTCCATCTTCCCAGATCCCACCACAGCCTCGCCGAGCAGCACCCACCACACCGCCCCCACCAGTGAAGCGCCGAGACCGCGAGGCCCTGATGGCCTCTGGGAGTG GTGGCCACAACACCATGCCCTCCGGGGGTAACTCTGTGTCCAGCGGCTCCTCAGTCAGCAGCACCTCCCTGGACACGCTCTATACCGGCTCCAGCCCATCTGAACCAGGCTCCAGCTGCTCACCCACACCCCCACCTGTGCCCCGCCGAGGCACCCACACCACCGTGTCCCAAGTCCAGCCCCCTCCCTCCAAGGCATCAGCACCTGAACCCCCTGCAGAAGAAGAAGTGGCAACTGGTACAACCTCAGCCTCtgatgacctggaagccctgggTACACTGAGCCTGGGGACCACAGAGGAGAAGGCAGCAGCTGAGGCGGCTGTGCCCAGGACCATTGGGGCCGAGCTGATGGAGCTGGTGCGGAGAAACACTGGCCTGAGCCACGAATTATGCCGGGTGGCCATCGGCATCATAGTGGGTCACATCCAGGCCTCAGTGCCGGCCAGCTCACCAGTCATGGAGCAGGTCCTCCTCTCACTCGTAGAGGGCAAG GACCTCAGCACGGCCCTGCCCTCAGGGCAGGTCTGCCACGACCAGCAGAGGCTGGAGGTGATCTTTGCAGACCTGGCTCGACGGAAGGACGACGCCCAGCAGCGCAGTTGGGCACTATATGAGGACGAGGGTGTCATCCGCTGCTACCTAGAGGAGCTGCTGCATATTCTG ACTGATGCAGACCCTGAAGTTTGCAAGAAAATGTGCAAGAGAAACGAGTTCGAGTCTGTCCTGGCCTTGGTGGCCTATTACCAAATG GAACACCGAGCATCACTGCGGCTGCTGCTCCTCAAGTGCTTTGGTGCCATGTGCAGCCTGGACGCAGCCATCATCTCCACGCTTGTGTCATCCGTGCTGCCTGTAGAGCTGGCGAGGGACATGCAGACAGACACGCAGG ACCACCAGAAACTCTGTTACTCTGCCCTCATCCTGGCCATGGTCTTCTCCATGGGAGAGGCAGTGCCCTATGCACACTATG AGCACCTGGGCACGCCTTTCGCCCAGTTCCTACTGAACATCGTCGAGGATGGGCTGCCCTTGGACACCACAGAGCAGCTGCCGGACCTCTGCGTGAACCTGCTTCTGGCTCTCAACCTGCACCTGCCAG CTGCTGACCAGAATGTCATCATGGCTGCCCTGAGCAAACACGCCAATGTCAAGATCTTCTCCGAGAAGCTGTTGTTGCTCCTGAACAGAGGGG ATGACCCTGTGCGCATCTTCAAACATGAGCCACAGCCACCACACTCTGTCCTCAAGTTCCTGCAGGACGTGTTTGGCAGCCCGGCCACAGCTGCCATCTTCTACCACACAGACATGATGGCTCTCATTGACATCACTGTGCGGCACATCGCAGACCTGTCACCAGGAGACAAG ATGCGGATCTCCCCTTGGTCATTCAAGGCACTGGTCAGGCATCTTACGCAAGAAGGCTTCCCAGGTTGCGAAGGTGACTCAGACGCCTCCTTTGGGACTCCAACACCCTTCCCCGGCAGAGCCCCTGCCTGTCTGCCTCCGTGGTGTCAGGTTTTGTGTCCTCTACTCACTAGATTGTGGACACAGAAAGCGCTGGTGCTGTCAAAACCACTTCTGggttgccgggcgcggtggctcacacctataatcccagcactttgggaggccaagatgggcggattgcttgagcccaggagttcaagactaatctggcctacatggtga